The following coding sequences are from one Athene noctua chromosome 38, bAthNoc1.hap1.1, whole genome shotgun sequence window:
- the LOC141972965 gene encoding olfactory receptor 14A16-like: MSNGSSITEFLLLAFADRRELQLLHFWLFLGISLAALLGNGLIITAIACDHRLHTPMYFFLLNLSLLDLGSLSTTLPKAMANSLWDNRHISYLGCAAQLFFVLFLMVGEYFLLTIMSYDRYVAICKPLHYGTLLGSRACVHMAAAAWSTGFLNSLLHMANTFSVPLCQGNAVNQSFCEVPQILKLSCSESDYFREAGLIIISICFDLVCFVFIVVSYVQIFRAVLRIPSEQGRYKAFSTCLPHLAVVSLFISTVMFAYLKPPSLSSPTLDLVVSFLYSVVSPTLNPLIYSLRNREIKDALRKLVGRLSAAVDCPPFYSNDSQCMS; encoded by the coding sequence atgtccaacggcagctccatcaccgagttcctcctcctggcattcgcagacagacgggagctgcagctcctgcacttctggctcttcctgggcatctccctggctgccctcctgggcaacggcctcatcatcaccgccatcgcctgtgaccaccgcctgcacacccccatgtacttcttcctcctcaacctctccctcctcgacctgggctccctctccaccactctccccaaagccatggccaactccctctgggacaacaggcacatctcctacttggggtgtgctgcacagctcttttttGTTCTATTCCTGATGGTGGGAGAGTATTTCCttctcaccatcatgtcctacgaccgctacgttgccatctgcaaacccctgcactacgggaccctcctgggcagcagagcttgtgtccacatggcagcagctgcctggagcactgggttcctcaattctctcctgcacatggccaacacattttcagtgCCATTGTGCCAAGGCAATGCTGTGAACCAGTCCTTTTGtgaagttccccagatcctcaagctctcctgctcagaATCAGACTACTTCAGGGAAGCTGGGCTAatcattattagtatctgttttgaccttgtatgttttgtgttcattgtggtgtcctatgtgcagatcttcagggccgtgctgaggatcccctctgagcagggacggtacaaagccttttccacgtgcctccctcacctggccgtggtctccctctttatcagcactgtcatgtttgcctacctgaagccgccctccctctcctccccaaccctggacctggtggtgtcatttctgtactcagtGGTTTCTCCAACtttgaaccccctcatctacagcttgAGGAACAGGGAGATCaaggatgccctgaggaaactggttGGACGTCTTTCAGCAGCTGTAGACTGTCCACCTTTCTATTCAAATGACTCACAGTGCATGTCATGA
- the LOC141972967 gene encoding olfactory receptor 14J1-like, producing MASGIECTFNKCANDTELCGAADALDGRDLWGADRQRDMTFSNRSRRGHKGHQVPEHLSSEDRLRRLGMFMPEKRKFTGGFLEAFQCFKAADRKDVEGLFIGEWRDGKRDRRELQLLHFWLFLGISLAALLGNGLIITAIACDHRLHTPMYFFLLNLSLLDLGSLSTTLPKAMANSLWHNRHISYLGCAAQVFFFLFFISAEFYVLTIMSYDRYVAICKPLHYGALLGSRACVHMAAAAWGTGFLNSLLHTANTFSLPLCHGNSLDQFFCEIPQILKLSCSHSYLREVGLLVISISLAFGCFVFIVVSYVQIFRAVLRIPSEQGRHKAFSTCLPHLAVVSLFITTGTFANLKPPSLSSPSLDLAVSFLYSVVPPAVNPLIYSMRNQEFKQTLKKLIQSAVSQHH from the exons atggccagtgggatcgagtgcaccttcaACAAGTGCGccaacgacaccgagctgtgcGGGGCGGCTGACGCCCTGGacggaagggat ctctggggcgcCGACCGTCAGAGGGACATGACGTTCTCCAacaggtccagaagaggccacaagGGTCATCAGGTGCCTGAGCACCTCtcttctgaggacaggctgagacgtCTGGGGATGTTCATGCCAGAGAAGAGAAAGTTCACGGGAGGCTTTCTAGAGGCCTTCCAGTGCTTCAAGGCGGCCGacaggaaagatgtggagggactctttatcggggAGTGGAGGGATGGGAAGAGAG acagacgggagctgcagctcctgcacttctggctcttcctgggcatctccctggctgccctcctgggcaacggcctcatcatcaccgccatcgcctgtgaccaccgcctgcacacccccatgtacttcttcctcctcaacctctccctcctcgacctgggctccctctccaccactctccccaaagccatggccaactccctctggcacaacaggcacatctcctacttgggatGTGCTGCAcaggtgtttttctttctcttcttcatctCAGCAGAATTTTATGtactcaccatcatgtcctacgaccgctacgttgccatctgcaaacccctgcactacggggccctcctgggcagcagagcttgtgtccacatggcagcagctgcctggggcactgggttcctcaattctctcctgcacacggccaacacattttcactgcctctctgccatGGCAACagcctggaccagttcttctgtgaaatcccccagatcctcaagctctcctgctcacactcctacctcagggaagttgggcttctTGTAATTAGTATCtctttggcttttgggtgttttgtgttcattgtggtgtcctatgtgcagatcttcagggccgtgctgaggatcccctctgagcagggacggcacaaagccttttccacgtgcctccctcacctggccgtggtctccctctttatcacCACTGGCACATTTGCcaacctgaagccgccctccctctcttccccatccctggacctggcggtgtcatttctgtactcggtggtgcctccagcagtgaaccccctcatctacagcatgaggaaccaggagtttaaacagacactgaagaagctgattcaatcagctgtttctcagcaccattaa